GTCCGTGGGGCGGCCCGGGGGCCGCCCCACGGCCGGTGTCAGACTCCCCGGAAGTCGACCCCGAAGGAGTCCGGACCGAAGTCCAGCTCCTCGAGGACGATCGGGTCCGAACCGCCCTGGACGAAGTCCAGCTCGTTGTAACCCATCTGGGAGAAGGCCTTGGCCTTCGCCTCCTCGGTGGGCTCGACCGCCACGTTCCGGTACCGGGGCAGGCCGGTCCCCGCGGGGATGAGCTTTCCGAGGATGACGTTCTCCTTGAGGCCGAGCAGCGGGTCACGCCGGCTGCTCATCGCGGCCTCGGTGAGCACCTTGGTGGTCTCCTGGAAGGAGGCCGCCGAGAGCCACGACTCGGTCGCGAGCGAGGCCTTCGTGATGCCCATGAGCTCGGGACGCCCGGAGGCGGGGGTGCCGCCCTCGGACACGGTGCGACGGTTCTCGTCCTCGAAGCGCGAGCGCTCCGCCAGCTCACCCGGCAGGAGCCGGGAGTCGCCGGAGTCGAGCACGGTCACGCGCTTGAGCATCTGGCGGACGATGACCTCGACGTGCTTGTCGTGGATGTCCACGCCCTGCGAGCGGTAGACCTCCTGGACCTGGTCGACGAGGTGCTTCTGCACCGCGCGCGGGCCGAGGATGCGCAGGACCTTCTTCGGGTCGACGGCGCCGGCGCCGAGCTGGCGGCCGACGGCCACGTGCTCGCCGTCCTCGACCAGCAGACGCATGCGCTTGGACACCGGGTAGGACAGGTCCTCACCGCCGTCGTCGCGGACGACGACGATCTTGCGGGTGCGCTCGCTGTCGTCGATCTTCACCCGGCCGGCCGCCTCGCTGATCGGGGCCTCACCCTTGGGGGTGCGGGCCTCGAAGAGCTCCTGGATACGCGGCAGACCCTGGGTGATGTCGTCGGCGGAGGCCGCACCACCGGTGTGGAAGGTACGCATCGTCAGCTGGGTACCGGGCTCACCGATGGACTGCGCGGCGATGATGCCGACGGCCTCGCCGATGTCGACGAGCTTGCCGGTGGCCAGCGAACGGCCGTAGCACCTCGCGCACGTGCCGACGCGGGACTGGCAGGTGAGGACCGAGCGGACCTTCACCTCCGAGACGCCGGCCTCGATGAGCTTGGCGATGAGGACGTCCCCGGCGTCCGCACCGGCCTCGGCGACGACGGTGCCGTCCGGCGCCGTCACGTCCTGGGCGATGGTGCGGGCGTAGACGCTGGTCTCCACCGTGTCGACGCGCTGGAGCTTCCCGGAGGAGTCCGGCGCGGCGATCGGCATGGTGAGGCCGAGCGAGGTCCCACAGTCGTCCTCACGGACGATGACGTCCTGCGACACGTCCACCAGACGACGGGTGAGGTACCCGGAGTCGGCGGTGCGCAGTGCGGTGTCCGCCAGGCCCTTACGGGCGCCGTGCGTCGCGGTGAAGTACTCGAGGACGGACAGGCCCTCGCGGTAGTTCGACTTGATCGGACGCGGGATGATCTGACCCTTGGGGTCGGCCACCAGACCACGCATACCCGCGATCTGACGGACCTGGTGCCAGTTACCACGGGCACCGGAGGACACCATCCGGAAGATGTTGTTGTCCTGCGGGAAGTTCACCCGCATGGCCTCGTCGACCTCGTTGGTCGCCTGGGTCCAGATGTCGATGAGCTCGGAGCGACGCTCCTCCTCGCTGCGACGACCGAGGTCGTACTCGCGCTGGACCTTCTGCGCCTTCTCCTCGTAGCCCTCGAGGATCTTGGCCTTGGCGTCCGGGGCGACGACGTCGGAGATGGCGATCGTCACGCCCGAGCGGGTGGCCCAGTAGAAGCCGGCCTCCTTGAGCGCGTCGAGGCTCGCCGCGACGTCGACCTTGGGGTAGCGCTCCGCGAGGTCGTTGACGATCGCCGAGAGCTCCTTCTTGGTCACCACGCCGTTGACGAACGGGTAGTCCACCGGGAGCAGCTCGTTGAACAGCGCGCGGCCGAGCGAGGTCTCCAGGGTGATCGGGTCACCCTGCTCCCAGCCCTCCGGAGCCGTCCAGCCGCGCGGCGGGACGATGTCGTCCAGGCGGATCTTCACCACGGCGTTGAGGTCCAGCTCACCGGCGTCGAAGGCCATGAGCGCCTCGGACGGGGAGGTGAAGGACCGGCCGGCGCCCTTGGCGTCTGCCTTCTCACCGGTCAGGTGGAACAGGCCGATGATCATGTCCTGGGTGGGCATGGTCACGGGCCGGCCGTCCGACGGCTTGAGGATGTTGTTGCTCGAGAGCATGAGGATGCGGGCCTCGGCCTGCGCCTCGGTGCTCAGCGGCAGGTGGACCGCCATCTGGTCGCCGTCGAAGTCGGCGTTGAAGGCGCCACACACGAGCGGGTGGAGCTGGATCGCCTTGCCCTCGACGAGCTGCGGCTCGAACGCCTGGATACCCAGACGGTGGAGCGTGGGGGCGCGGTTGAGCAGCACCGGGTGCTCGGTGATGACCTCCTCGAGCACGTCCCACACCTGGGTGCGGGCGCGCTCGACCATGCGCTTGGCGGCCTTGATGTTCTGCGCGTGGTTGAGGTCGACGAGCCGCTTCATGACGAAGGGCTTGAACAGCTCGAGGGCCATCTGCTTGGGCAGACCGCACTGGTGGAGCTTGAGCTGCGGACCCACGACGATGACGCTTCGGCCGGAGTAGTCGACGCGCTTGCCGAGCAGGTTCTGCCGGAAGCGGCCCTGCTTGCCCTTGAGCATGTCGGAGATCGACTTCAGCGCACGGTTGCCCGGTCCGGTGACGGGGCGGCCGCGGCGGCCGTTGTCGAACAGCGAGTCCACGGCCTCCTGGAGCATCCGCTTCTCGTTGTTGACGATGATCTCCGGCGCGCCCAGGTCGAGCAGCCGCTTGAGGCGGTTGTTCCGGTTGATGACGCGGCGGTAGAGGTCGTTGAGGTCGGAGGTCGCGAAGCGGCCACCGTCCAGCTGGACCATCGGACGCAGGTCCGGCGGGATGACCGGGACCGCGTCCAGCACCATGCCGAGCGGGGAGTTGTCGGTCGTGAGGAACGCGTTGACGACCTTGAGCCGCTTGAGGGCGCGGGTCTTGCGCTGACCGGTGCCGGTGGCGATGGTCTCGCGCAGCGAGTCGGACTCCGCCTTGAGGTCGAAGGTCTCCAGGCGCTTCTGGATGGCCTCGGCCCCCATGTAGCCCTTGAAGTAGATGCCGTAACGGCTCTGGAGCTCGCGGTAGAGCAGCTCGTCGCCCTCGAGGTCACCGACCTTGAGGTTCTTGAACCGGTCCCAGATCGTCGCGAGACGCTCGAGGTCCTGGTCGGCACGCTTGCGCAGCTGCGCCATCTCGCGCTCGGCGGACTTGCGCAGCTTCTCGCGGGCGTCGGCCTTCGCGCCGGCCTGCTCGAGCTCGGCGAGGTCCTCCTCCAGGCGCTTGGCGCGCGCCTCGATGTCGGTGTCGCGCTTGCGCTCGACGTCCTGCTTCTCCAGGTCGATCTCGTTCTGGAGGCTGGGCAGGTCCTCGTGACGCCCCTCCTCGTCGACCTCGGTGATCATGTACGCCGCGAAGTAGATGACCTTCTCGAGGTCCTTCGGGGCGAGGTTGAGGAGGTAACCGAGGCGCGAGGGCACGCCCTTGAAGTACCAGATGTGGGTGACGGGAGCGGCGAGCTCGATGTGGCCCATCCGCTCACGGCGCACCTTGGAGCGCGTGACCTCAACGCCACAGCGCTCACAGATGATGCCCTTGTAGCGCACGCGCTTGTACTTGCCGCAGTTGCACTCCCAGTCCCTGGTGGGACCGAAGATCCGCTCGCAGAACAGGCCGTCCTTCTCCGGCTTGAGCGTGCGGTAGTTGATCGTCTCGGGCTTCTTGACCTCTCCGTGCGACCAGCCACGGATATCCGATGCCGTGGCCAGTCCGATGTGGAGCTGGTCGAAGACATTGACGTCGAGCAAGGTTTCCTACTTCCTTCGGCGAGTCACCGTGTGGAATCCAAACAAGGGGCCGGCAGGCTGCCGTGGCGGGGACGCCACGGCAGCCGCGGCCACTAGATGTCGTCGACGCTGCTGGCGTCCGGACGACGGGACAGGTCGATACCGAGCTCGTCTGCAGCGCGGTACACCTCCTCGTCGGCGTCACGCAGCTCGATGGCGTTGCCCTCCGCGTCGAGCGCCTCGACGTTCAGGCACAGCGACTGCATCTCCTTCATGAGCACCTTGAAGGACTCGGGGATGCCGGGCTCGGGGATGTTCTCGCCCTTGACGATCGCCTCGTAGACCTTGACGCGACCGGGGATGTCGTCGGACTTGATGGTGAGGAGCTCCTGCAGCGCGTACGCGGCGCCGTAGGCCTCCAGGGCCCACACCTCCATCTCACCGAAGCGCTGGCCACCGAACTGCGCCTTACCACCGAGCGGCTGCTGGGTGATCATCGAGTACGGACCGGTGGACCGGGCGTGGATCTTGTCGTCCACGAGGTGGTGGAGCTTGAGGATGTACATGTAGCCCACGGCGACCGGCTCCGGGAACGGCTCGCCGGAGCGGCCGTCGAAGAGGCGGGCCTTGCCGTCGGTGCCGACCATGCGCACGCCGTCGCGGTTCGGGGTGGTGTGCCCGAGCAGGCCGGTGAGCTCGTGCTCGTGGATGCCGTCGAAGACCGGGGTGGCGACCGGGGTGCCGGGGGCACCCACGAGGGCCTCCTCCGGCAGGTCCTCGACCCACGCACCCTCGCCGCGCGGGGCGTCCGTCGCGTCCCACCCGCGCTTGGCGACCCACCCGAGGTGGGTCTCGAGCACCTGGCCGACGTTCATACGGCCGGGCACGCCGAGCGGGTTGAGGATGATGTCGACCGGGGTCCCGTCCTCGAGGAAGGGCATGTCCTCCTCGGGCAGGATCTTGGCGATGACACCCTTGTTGCCGTGACGCCCGGCGAGCTTGTCGCCGTCGGTGACCTTGCGGCGCTGGGCGATGTAGACCCGCACCATCTGGTTGACGCCGGCGGGCAGCTCGTCGTCCTCGTCCGCGTTGAACTCCTGGATGCCGATGACCGTCCCGGACTCACCGTGGGGCACCTTGAGGGAGGTGTCGCGGACCTCGCGGGCCTTCTCACCGAAGATCGCGCGCAGGAGGCGCTCCTCGCTGGTCAGCTCGGTCTCACCCTTCGGGGTGACCTTGCCGACGAGGATGTCGCCCGCGGAGACCTCGGCGCCGATGCGGATGATGCCGCGCTCGTCGAGGTCGGCGAGGACGTCCTCGGAGACGTTCGGGATGTCCCGGGTGATCTCCTCGGGGCCGAGCTTCGTGTCGCGGGCGTCGACCTCGTGCTCCTCGATGTGGATCGAGGTGAGGACGTCCTCGGACACGAGGCGCTGCGACAGGATGATCGCGTCCTCGTAGTTGTGGCCCTCCCACGACATGAACGCGACGAGGAGGTTCTTGCCGAGCGCGAGCTCGCCCTCGTCGGTCGCCGGGCCGTCGGCCAGCGCGGAGCCGACCTCGACGCGGTCACCCTCGTTGGCCAGCACGCGCTGGTTGTAGGAGGTGCCCTGGTTGGAGCGGCGGAACTTCGCGACCCGGTAGATCTGGGTCGTGCCGTCGTCCGCGGCCACGTGGATGGCGTCGGCCGAGACCTCGGAGACGACACCGGCCTTGGTCGCGGTGATGACGTCGCCGGCGTCGACCGCCGCGCGGCGCTCGAGGCCGGTGCCGACGAGCGGAGCCTCGCTGCGCACCAGCGGCACGGCCTGGCGCTGCATGTTCGCACCCATGAGGGCGCGGTTGGCGTCGTCGTGCTCGAGGAACGGGATCATCGCGGTGGCGACGGAGACCATCTGGCGCGCCGAGACGTCCATGTAGTCGATCTCGTCGGGCGACACGGTCGCCATCTCGCCGCTGCCGCCGCTCTCGCGGACGAGGACCTGGTCCTCGACGAACTTGCCGTCCTCGTCCACCTTGGCGTTGGCCTGGGCGATGACGTAGCGGTCCTCGTCGTCGGCGGTGAGGTAGTCGACGTCGTCGGTCACCCGGCCGTCGACGACCCGGCGGTACGGGGTCTCGACGAAGCCGAACGGGTTGATCCGGGCGAAGGTCGCCAGCGAGCCGATGAGGCCGATGTTCGGACCCTCAGGGGTCTCGATCGGGCACATGCGGCCGTAGTGCGACGGGTGGACGTCACGGACCTCCATGGCCGCGCGGTCACGGGACAGACCACCGGGGCCGAGGGCGTTGAGACGCCGCTTGTGCGTCAGCCCGGCCAGCGGGTTGTTCTGGTCCATGAACTGCGACAGCTGCGACGTGCCGAAGAACTCCTTGATGGAGGCGACGACCGGTCGGATGTTGATGAGGGTCTGCGGCGTGATCGCCTCGACGTCCTGCGTCGTCATGCGCTCGCGCACGACGCGCTCCATCCGGGACAGACCCGTGCGGATCTGGTTCTGGATGAGCTCGCCGACCGAGCGGATGCGCCGGTTGCCGAAGTGGTCGATGTCGTCGGTCTCGACGCGCACCGTGACCTGCTCGCCGTCGCGGTCGACGGTGTACTCCGTCTCACCCTTGTGGAGGGCGAGGAGGTAGCGCACGGCGGCCTTGATGTCCTCGACGCGCAGCACCGACTCGGAGAGGTCCGCGTCCGTGCCCAGCTTCTTGTTCACCTTGTAGCGGCCGACCTTGGCGAGGTCGTAGCGCTTGGGGTTGAAGTAGTAGTTCTCCAGCAGGTTCTTGCCGGCCTCGACCGTCGGGGGCTCGCCCGGACGCACCTTGCGGTAGATGTCGAGGAGGGCTTCCTCCTGCGTGGAGACGTTGTCCTTCTCGAGCGTCTCGAGCAGGACGGGGTAGTCCGCGTACTCCTCGCGGATCTCGCTCTCGGTCATGCCGAGGGCGCGCAGGAAGACCGTGATGGACTGCTTGCGCTTGCGGTCGATGCGGATGCCGACGGCGTCGCGCTTGTCGATCTCGAACTCGAGCCAGGCGCCACGCGAGGGGATGACCTTCGTCGTGAAGATGTCCTTGTCGGACGTCTTGTCCGCGGAGCGCTCGAAGTACACACCCGGGGAACGGACCAGCTGGGAGACGACGACGCGCTCGGTGCCGTTGATGATGAACGTGCCGCGCTCGGTCATGAGCGGGAAGTCGCCCATGAAGACCGTCTGCGACTTGATCTCACCGGTCTCGTAGTTCGTGAACTCCGCCGTGACGAACAGCGGGGCCGCGTAGGTGAAGTCCTTCTCCTTGCACTCCTCCGGCGTGTACTTCGGCGGCTCGAAGCGGTGGTCGTTGAAGGACAGCGACATCGACTGGCCGAAGTCCTCGATCGGGGAGATCTCCGAGAAGATCTCCTCGAGGCCCGAGGTCTGCGGGACGTTCTTGTCGCCCCGCTCGATGGCGGCGGAGACGCGGGCGCGCCAGGCCGGGTTGCCGAGCAGCCAGTCGAAGCTCTCGGTCTGCAGGCCGAGCAGGTCGGGTGCCTGGAGCGGCTCGTGGATCTTTGCGAACGAGACGCGGCGCGATGCGGTCCGTGCGGCAATGTCTTCAGCGGTGGGAACAGAAGAGGTGCGCGAGGCAGCCAAAGGGGGTCCTTCCCTGCGAATTGTGTGCACACTGCGCTGATGGTGACTGGCTCGCCGTCACGAGCCCGAAGAGTCGGGCATGGCCGAGGACGGCTGGCGGGCAGGCAGAAGTCAGCGCAAAGCGATAGCATACATGCGCAGGCAGGGCTGTGTCCAGCGCTCCATCACGCTGAAGACTCAGGGCCAACGGCGCCCACCATACGCCATGAGGGCTTGTGCGTGAAGCGCCGGCGCGCGGGTCGTTGCCGTTTCGTTGCACATCGGCGTGCGTGGCCCGCCCGCCGAGCCGCTGCGGACCGCTCCCCCGCGCGACGGGCGCGGCCCCGGGGACGCCGACGGCCCGGCACCCCTGGGGGTACCGGGCCGTGAGCGTGAGCCGTGAGGCTCAGGTGTCAGTGAGAGGTCACTTGACGGCGACGGTCGCGCCGGCGCCCTCGAGGGCCGCCTTCGCCTTCTCCGCGGTGTCCTTGTCGACGCCCTCGAGCACGGCCTTGGGGGCCGAGTCGACGAGGTCCTTGGCCTCCTTGAGGCCGAGGCTCGTGAGCGCGCGGACCTCCTTGATGACCTGGATCTTCTTGTCGCCGATGGCCTCGAGGACGACGTCGAACTCCGACTTCTCCTCCTCGGCCGCGCCGGCGTCGCCGCCGCCGGCCGGGGCGGCCGCGGCAACCGCGAC
Above is a genomic segment from Georgenia wutianyii containing:
- a CDS encoding DNA-directed RNA polymerase subunit beta' translates to MLDVNVFDQLHIGLATASDIRGWSHGEVKKPETINYRTLKPEKDGLFCERIFGPTRDWECNCGKYKRVRYKGIICERCGVEVTRSKVRRERMGHIELAAPVTHIWYFKGVPSRLGYLLNLAPKDLEKVIYFAAYMITEVDEEGRHEDLPSLQNEIDLEKQDVERKRDTDIEARAKRLEEDLAELEQAGAKADAREKLRKSAEREMAQLRKRADQDLERLATIWDRFKNLKVGDLEGDELLYRELQSRYGIYFKGYMGAEAIQKRLETFDLKAESDSLRETIATGTGQRKTRALKRLKVVNAFLTTDNSPLGMVLDAVPVIPPDLRPMVQLDGGRFATSDLNDLYRRVINRNNRLKRLLDLGAPEIIVNNEKRMLQEAVDSLFDNGRRGRPVTGPGNRALKSISDMLKGKQGRFRQNLLGKRVDYSGRSVIVVGPQLKLHQCGLPKQMALELFKPFVMKRLVDLNHAQNIKAAKRMVERARTQVWDVLEEVITEHPVLLNRAPTLHRLGIQAFEPQLVEGKAIQLHPLVCGAFNADFDGDQMAVHLPLSTEAQAEARILMLSSNNILKPSDGRPVTMPTQDMIIGLFHLTGEKADAKGAGRSFTSPSEALMAFDAGELDLNAVVKIRLDDIVPPRGWTAPEGWEQGDPITLETSLGRALFNELLPVDYPFVNGVVTKKELSAIVNDLAERYPKVDVAASLDALKEAGFYWATRSGVTIAISDVVAPDAKAKILEGYEEKAQKVQREYDLGRRSEEERRSELIDIWTQATNEVDEAMRVNFPQDNNIFRMVSSGARGNWHQVRQIAGMRGLVADPKGQIIPRPIKSNYREGLSVLEYFTATHGARKGLADTALRTADSGYLTRRLVDVSQDVIVREDDCGTSLGLTMPIAAPDSSGKLQRVDTVETSVYARTIAQDVTAPDGTVVAEAGADAGDVLIAKLIEAGVSEVKVRSVLTCQSRVGTCARCYGRSLATGKLVDIGEAVGIIAAQSIGEPGTQLTMRTFHTGGAASADDITQGLPRIQELFEARTPKGEAPISEAAGRVKIDDSERTRKIVVVRDDGGEDLSYPVSKRMRLLVEDGEHVAVGRQLGAGAVDPKKVLRILGPRAVQKHLVDQVQEVYRSQGVDIHDKHVEVIVRQMLKRVTVLDSGDSRLLPGELAERSRFEDENRRTVSEGGTPASGRPELMGITKASLATESWLSAASFQETTKVLTEAAMSSRRDPLLGLKENVILGKLIPAGTGLPRYRNVAVEPTEEAKAKAFSQMGYNELDFVQGGSDPIVLEELDFGPDSFGVDFRGV
- the rpoB gene encoding DNA-directed RNA polymerase subunit beta, with amino-acid sequence MAASRTSSVPTAEDIAARTASRRVSFAKIHEPLQAPDLLGLQTESFDWLLGNPAWRARVSAAIERGDKNVPQTSGLEEIFSEISPIEDFGQSMSLSFNDHRFEPPKYTPEECKEKDFTYAAPLFVTAEFTNYETGEIKSQTVFMGDFPLMTERGTFIINGTERVVVSQLVRSPGVYFERSADKTSDKDIFTTKVIPSRGAWLEFEIDKRDAVGIRIDRKRKQSITVFLRALGMTESEIREEYADYPVLLETLEKDNVSTQEEALLDIYRKVRPGEPPTVEAGKNLLENYYFNPKRYDLAKVGRYKVNKKLGTDADLSESVLRVEDIKAAVRYLLALHKGETEYTVDRDGEQVTVRVETDDIDHFGNRRIRSVGELIQNQIRTGLSRMERVVRERMTTQDVEAITPQTLINIRPVVASIKEFFGTSQLSQFMDQNNPLAGLTHKRRLNALGPGGLSRDRAAMEVRDVHPSHYGRMCPIETPEGPNIGLIGSLATFARINPFGFVETPYRRVVDGRVTDDVDYLTADDEDRYVIAQANAKVDEDGKFVEDQVLVRESGGSGEMATVSPDEIDYMDVSARQMVSVATAMIPFLEHDDANRALMGANMQRQAVPLVRSEAPLVGTGLERRAAVDAGDVITATKAGVVSEVSADAIHVAADDGTTQIYRVAKFRRSNQGTSYNQRVLANEGDRVEVGSALADGPATDEGELALGKNLLVAFMSWEGHNYEDAIILSQRLVSEDVLTSIHIEEHEVDARDTKLGPEEITRDIPNVSEDVLADLDERGIIRIGAEVSAGDILVGKVTPKGETELTSEERLLRAIFGEKAREVRDTSLKVPHGESGTVIGIQEFNADEDDELPAGVNQMVRVYIAQRRKVTDGDKLAGRHGNKGVIAKILPEEDMPFLEDGTPVDIILNPLGVPGRMNVGQVLETHLGWVAKRGWDATDAPRGEGAWVEDLPEEALVGAPGTPVATPVFDGIHEHELTGLLGHTTPNRDGVRMVGTDGKARLFDGRSGEPFPEPVAVGYMYILKLHHLVDDKIHARSTGPYSMITQQPLGGKAQFGGQRFGEMEVWALEAYGAAYALQELLTIKSDDIPGRVKVYEAIVKGENIPEPGIPESFKVLMKEMQSLCLNVEALDAEGNAIELRDADEEVYRAADELGIDLSRRPDASSVDDI
- the rplL gene encoding 50S ribosomal protein L7/L12, producing MAKLTTEELIEAFKELTLIELSEFVKQFEETFEVTAAAPVAVAAAAPAGGGDAGAAEEEKSEFDVVLEAIGDKKIQVIKEVRALTSLGLKEAKDLVDSAPKAVLEGVDKDTAEKAKAALEGAGATVAVK